From a region of the Actinomycetota bacterium genome:
- a CDS encoding DUF1801 domain-containing protein, producing MKTVDGFVEEKVLPEFRGVVALLRALMAECAPNAREMMSHGLPMWIDRSTLAWLSPTKKDITFSFAFGVDLEDRFGLLKGDGKNSRFVKVRSVEGAPVEALRFYIGEAVKRDALW from the coding sequence GTGAAGACGGTCGACGGGTTCGTTGAGGAGAAGGTGCTTCCCGAGTTCCGTGGGGTCGTGGCGTTGCTCCGCGCCCTGATGGCCGAGTGCGCCCCGAACGCCCGGGAGATGATGAGCCACGGGCTGCCCATGTGGATCGACAGGTCGACGCTCGCTTGGTTGAGCCCAACCAAGAAGGACATAACCTTCTCCTTCGCCTTCGGGGTGGACCTCGAGGACAGGTTTGGGCTCCTGAAGGGTGACGGCAAGAACTCCAGGTTTGTGAAGGTCCGCAGCGTGGAGGGCGCCCCGGTGGAGGCGCTGCGCTTCTACATCGGCGAGGCCGTAAAACGAGATGCGCTCTGGTAG
- a CDS encoding alpha/beta family hydrolase, whose translation MAESRSVLLDAGDIQVSAEVDGSDSSKKVHFLLTHGAGGDRNTAGLKALALGLAEHGYLVVRPDLPYRAAGRSTPPLAEKSVPGFNNIVASAREQFGPDALWVVGGRSYGGRVASMAVAGGLDAAGLLLYSYPLHRPGNSSEPRVAHWPQILIPSLFLEGTHDPFCDLEVFNRHLLELGLKARVHVIEGGDHSLRVAKVNSPDGKARSEASVVASLGPVVEDWVETLVLAQAP comes from the coding sequence GTGGCCGAAAGCAGGTCCGTGTTGCTGGACGCCGGGGACATCCAGGTCTCCGCCGAGGTCGACGGGTCGGACAGCTCGAAGAAGGTTCACTTCCTGCTCACCCACGGGGCAGGCGGCGACCGGAACACCGCCGGGCTGAAGGCCCTGGCGCTCGGCCTGGCCGAACACGGCTACCTGGTGGTCCGTCCGGACCTGCCCTACCGGGCAGCCGGACGGTCGACGCCGCCCCTGGCGGAGAAGAGCGTTCCGGGCTTCAACAACATCGTCGCCAGCGCCCGGGAGCAGTTCGGTCCCGACGCCCTGTGGGTGGTCGGCGGCCGCTCGTACGGCGGTAGGGTGGCCTCGATGGCGGTGGCCGGCGGACTGGACGCGGCAGGTCTGCTCCTGTACTCCTATCCGTTGCACCGTCCGGGCAACTCTTCGGAGCCCCGGGTGGCCCACTGGCCGCAAATCCTGATCCCGTCGCTTTTCCTTGAGGGCACCCACGACCCGTTCTGCGACCTGGAGGTGTTCAACCGGCACCTGCTCGAGCTGGGGCTGAAGGCCCGGGTTCACGTGATCGAGGGCGGGGACCACAGCCTGCGGGTTGCCAAGGTCAACTCGCCGGACGGAAAGGCCCGCTCGGAGGCCTCGGTGGTCGCCAGCCTGGGTCCGGTTGTCGAGGACTGGGTCGAAACCCTGGTTCTAGCTCAGGCCCCGTAG